In Drosophila miranda strain MSH22 chromosome Y unlocalized genomic scaffold, D.miranda_PacBio2.1 Contig_Y3_pilon, whole genome shotgun sequence, a single window of DNA contains:
- the LOC117194518 gene encoding death-associated protein kinase related-like, giving the protein MFTEKGIFPIGDGLLDVDAERFNGLLVSHDINEIYEVEQTPFARGKFAAVRRAIHKNTGSHFAAKFLKRRRRAQSSDIEIKHEIAVLILCEGEENIVNLNAVHETRSDTALLLELATGGELQTILDNEECLTEAQARHCMREVLKALKFLHDRSIAHLDLKPQNILLAGERIEDGFKLCDFGISRYEPLSLLTDIWSVGVLTYVLLSGFSPFGGNTKQETFLNISQCALTFPDNLFCGVSPVAIDFIRRSLRIKPNDRMSAAGCLEHVWLKDESSMDRQIPGAGHHPAGSNGLDEFATVVATLTLFPDAPTTPKVIRKAPTGESMDRPPR; this is encoded by the exons ATGTTCACCGAAAAGGGAATCTTTCCCATAGGCGATGGCCTTTTGGATGTAGATGCCGAACGCTTTAACGGATTGCTCGTGTCGCATGACATCAACGAGATCTACGAGGTGGAACAGACGCCGTTTGCCAGGGGCAAATTCGCCGCCGTTCGCCGTGCCATTCACAAGAACACGGGCTCCCATTTCGCGGCAAAGTTCTTGAAGCGACGCCGACGCGCACAGAGCAGCGACATTGAGATCAAACACGAGATCGCCGTCCTAATACTCTGCGAGGGCGAGGAGAACATTGTCAATCTGAATGCGGTGCACGAGACCCGTTCGGACACAGCCCTGCTGCTGGAACTGGCCACTGGTGGCGAGCTGCAGACCATACTGGACAACGAGGAGTGCCTGACAGAGGCCCAGGCCCGCCACTGCATGCGAGAGGTGCTGAAGGCTCTCAAGTTTCTCCACGACCGATCCATTGCCCACCTGGACCTCAAGCCACAGAACATTTTGCTCGCCGGCGAGCGTATAGAAGATGGATTCAAGCTCTGTGACTTTGGGATCTCGCGC TACGAGCCACTCTCCCTGCTGACGGACATCTGGTCCGTGGGCGTTCTCACCTATGTCTTGCTCTCCGGCTTCTCGCCCTTTGGCGGGAACACCAAGCAGGAGACCTTCCTCAATATCTCGCAGTGTGCGCTCACCTTTCCGGACAACCTATTCTGTGGCGTCTCGCCAGTGGCCATCGATTTCATACGCCGATCATTGCGAATTAAGCCAAACGATCGCATGAGTGCCGCTGGATGCCTGGAACATGTCTGGCTGAAGGATGAGAGCTCGATGGATAGACAAAT CCCCGGTGCAGGCCACCATCCAGCTGGCAGCAACGGCCTCGACGAGTTCGCCACAGTGGTGGCCACCCTGACACTCTTTCCCGATGCGCCCACCACACCGAAAGTGATCCGCAAGGCACCCACGGGAGAGTCCATGGATCGGCCACCTCGGTGA